In Deinococcus maricopensis DSM 21211, one genomic interval encodes:
- a CDS encoding HAD family hydrolase, with amino-acid sequence MQRLLALDLDGTLLHTDGTLSPRARAALHAARHAGWLILPVTARPARHARTLTPLLGAHELSCSGGALTLHADGHVLDRTPLPTPLAPFVHAARQALPGLALAADWGTHHLAERAYHALRAPHAPPRARAPDDLLPHLSPAPLKLLARHPHHDGPTLACALQDLHVQAPTPPLHVSASSRHFAEVTDAAATKLAAVQRTCARHGLDRAQVLAFGDMPADAPLLAWAGVGVAVANAHADALHAADDVTLSNDQDGVALSIERVLAAHAAARMTSTDRT; translated from the coding sequence ATGCAGCGCCTCCTGGCCCTCGACCTCGACGGCACCCTCCTGCACACCGACGGCACCCTCAGCCCCCGCGCCCGCGCCGCCCTCCACGCCGCCCGGCACGCCGGCTGGCTCATCCTCCCCGTCACCGCCCGCCCCGCCCGGCACGCCCGCACCCTCACGCCCCTCCTCGGCGCGCACGAACTCAGCTGCAGCGGCGGCGCCCTCACCCTCCACGCCGACGGCCACGTCCTCGACCGCACGCCCCTGCCGACCCCGCTCGCCCCGTTCGTACACGCCGCCCGGCAGGCCCTCCCCGGCCTCGCCCTCGCCGCCGACTGGGGCACCCACCACCTCGCCGAGCGCGCCTACCACGCCCTGCGTGCCCCGCACGCACCACCGCGCGCGCGCGCGCCCGACGACCTCCTCCCCCACCTCAGCCCGGCCCCGCTCAAACTCCTCGCCCGCCACCCCCACCACGACGGGCCCACCCTCGCCTGCGCCCTCCAGGACCTCCACGTGCAGGCACCTACTCCGCCCCTGCACGTCAGCGCCTCCTCACGGCACTTCGCGGAGGTGACCGACGCGGCAGCCACCAAGCTCGCCGCCGTGCAGCGCACCTGCGCCCGCCACGGCCTGGACCGGGCGCAGGTCCTCGCGTTCGGGGACATGCCCGCCGACGCGCCCCTGCTCGCTTGGGCGGGCGTCGGCGTGGCCGTCGCCAACGCCCACGCGGACGCCCTGCACGCTGCCGACGACGTCACCCTCAGCAACGACCAGGACGGTGTCGCCCTCAGCATCGAACGCGTCCTGGCCGCCCACGCGGCGGCGCGGATGACCAGCACCGACCGAACATGA
- a CDS encoding STM4013/SEN3800 family hydrolase: protein MLSARDLIPDVDVVLITLDSLRYDVADAALRLGETPHLAALLPGGAWEARHTPGSFTYAAHHAFLSGFLPTPARPGRHARLFAARFEGSTSTAARTFTFDEGTLPAAFAARGYRTVCVGGVGFFNGRTALGSALPALFHEAHWTAASGVQNPDGARVQMRVAAERLRAIPERVFLLMNVAATHTPTHFYVPGARRDSPDTQRAALRTVDAALPTLLDALRARGDTLLIVCADHGTCFGEDGYWGHRIAHPNVWTVPYAELLLRGRA from the coding sequence ATGCTGAGCGCGCGTGACCTGATTCCGGACGTGGACGTCGTCCTGATCACGCTGGACAGTTTGCGGTACGACGTGGCGGACGCGGCCCTGCGCCTCGGAGAGACGCCGCACCTCGCGGCGCTGCTGCCGGGCGGCGCGTGGGAGGCGCGGCACACGCCGGGCAGCTTCACGTACGCGGCGCATCACGCGTTCCTGAGCGGCTTCCTGCCGACGCCCGCACGGCCGGGACGGCACGCGCGGCTGTTCGCGGCGCGGTTCGAGGGAAGCACCAGCACGGCCGCGCGGACGTTCACGTTCGATGAGGGGACGCTGCCGGCGGCGTTCGCGGCGCGTGGGTACCGGACGGTGTGCGTGGGCGGCGTGGGGTTCTTCAACGGGCGCACGGCGCTCGGGTCGGCGCTCCCCGCGCTGTTTCACGAGGCGCACTGGACAGCCGCGTCGGGCGTGCAGAACCCGGATGGGGCGCGCGTGCAGATGCGCGTCGCGGCGGAGCGACTTCGTGCTATCCCGGAGAGGGTGTTTCTGCTTATGAATGTCGCGGCCACGCACACACCAACCCACTTCTACGTTCCGGGGGCGCGCCGGGACTCGCCGGACACGCAGCGCGCGGCGCTGCGCACCGTCGACGCGGCCCTCCCCACCCTGCTGGACGCCCTGCGGGCGCGCGGCGACACGTTGCTGATCGTGTGTGCGGACCACGGTACGTGCTTCGGGGAGGACGGGTACTGGGGGCACCGCATCGCGCACCCGAACGTGTGGACGGTGCCGTACGCGGAGCTGCTGCTGCGGGGGCGGGCGTGA
- a CDS encoding LysR substrate-binding domain-containing protein: protein MPVQPEHLLTLLRVADTGSLSAAATELNLSQPAVTQQLKLLERAVGEPLFTRHRAGVTLTRTGDGLLPFARALRRALDDARQYALDLRDLQAGDVRVAASTTLAAFVLPPALATFHARHPGVALHVTSGNSREVTQRLLDGACDLALIEGARPALPPGFGHAVLRQDTLRLVAAPTHPLAGRTLQPGDLDDLPVVWREPGSGTREVARAALARANVRVHDVLHLAGAEAVKEAVLSGLGAAFLSDLSVRRDLERGHLVALDVPLPGLSRPLQALWPGTRSKAADALLTLLRSPSTP from the coding sequence GTGCCTGTGCAGCCTGAGCATCTGCTGACCCTGCTGCGCGTCGCCGACACCGGCAGCCTCAGCGCCGCCGCGACCGAACTGAACCTCAGCCAGCCGGCGGTGACGCAGCAACTCAAGCTGCTGGAACGCGCCGTGGGCGAACCGCTGTTCACGAGGCACCGCGCGGGCGTGACGCTCACCCGCACCGGCGACGGCCTCCTGCCGTTCGCGCGGGCACTCCGCCGCGCGCTTGACGACGCGCGCCAGTACGCCCTCGACCTGCGCGACCTGCAGGCCGGGGACGTGCGCGTGGCCGCGAGCACGACCCTCGCGGCGTTCGTGCTGCCCCCCGCGCTCGCCACCTTCCACGCCCGGCACCCCGGCGTGGCGCTGCACGTCACGAGCGGCAACTCCCGCGAGGTCACGCAGCGCCTGCTGGACGGCGCGTGCGACCTCGCCCTGATCGAGGGCGCACGCCCGGCGCTGCCGCCCGGCTTCGGCCACGCGGTGCTGCGCCAGGACACCCTGCGGCTCGTCGCGGCCCCCACGCACCCGCTGGCCGGGCGGACCCTGCAGCCCGGCGACCTGGACGATCTGCCCGTCGTGTGGCGCGAACCCGGGTCGGGCACGCGCGAGGTGGCGCGCGCCGCGCTCGCCCGCGCGAACGTCCGCGTGCACGACGTCCTGCACCTCGCCGGCGCGGAGGCGGTGAAGGAGGCCGTGCTGAGCGGCCTGGGCGCGGCGTTCCTGTCCGACCTGAGTGTCCGGCGTGACCTGGAACGCGGGCACCTCGTGGCGCTGGACGTGCCCCTGCCCGGATTGTCGCGCCCGCTGCAGGCGCTGTGGCCCGGGACGCGCTCGAAAGCGGCAGACGCCCTACTCACGCTGCTCCGCTCACCCAGCACCCCCTGA
- a CDS encoding glycoside hydrolase family 2 protein, producing the protein MTTPHPRPQLTRAHWMDLCGTWAFAYDDDDVGLDEGWFQPDAARAFPRTIQVPFPPESPASGVHDRSFHPVVWYARTLDLTRPTDGERVLLQFGAVDYRASVWVNGQLVAQHQGGHTPFTADITAALNSDGVSTVVVRAEDDPQDLAQPRGKQDWQPEPHAIWYHRTTGIWQPVWLERVPHTHLQALRWTPDLDRTELRLHARLNRTPRPGVRLRVRLSLRGATLADVTLDALGRDVRVTLPLHFTSMYPERHDLLWSPTHPNLIDAHLTLLDGDAPLDEVGSYAGMRSAEVRAGQFLLNGAPLFLRMVLAQNYWPDTHLAAPSPDALRQEAQLVKDLGFNGVRIHQKVEDPRFLYWCDQLGLLVWGEMANAYAFTEDAQTRLTAEWTEAVTRDYNHPSLIAWVPLNESWGLPNLERDPAQRAYVRALYHLTRALDPTRPVIANDGWQFITGDVLGIHDYALSGHALRERYGTHEALQRSLSSVQPYFRRLLLDGHIRDGEAVMLTEFGGISLQPAEGEQWWGYGTVQDSAALLGKYEELLSAILASDVLMGFCYTQLTDTEQESNGLVTAARIPKVEPSALRAINTRPARSVPGEELLVIHHAAHDALVERTSRTTLE; encoded by the coding sequence ATGACCACACCTCACCCCCGCCCGCAACTCACCCGCGCGCACTGGATGGACCTCTGCGGCACCTGGGCGTTCGCGTACGACGACGACGACGTCGGCCTCGACGAAGGCTGGTTCCAGCCCGACGCCGCGCGCGCGTTCCCCCGCACCATCCAGGTGCCGTTCCCGCCCGAGTCGCCGGCCAGCGGCGTCCATGACCGCAGCTTCCACCCGGTCGTCTGGTACGCCCGCACCCTCGACCTCACGCGCCCCACAGACGGCGAACGCGTCCTGCTGCAGTTCGGCGCGGTCGACTACCGCGCGAGCGTCTGGGTGAACGGTCAGCTGGTCGCGCAGCACCAGGGGGGACACACGCCATTCACGGCGGACATCACCGCCGCGCTGAACAGCGACGGCGTCAGCACCGTCGTCGTCCGCGCCGAGGACGACCCGCAGGACCTCGCGCAACCACGCGGGAAGCAAGACTGGCAGCCCGAACCGCACGCCATCTGGTACCACCGCACCACCGGCATCTGGCAGCCGGTGTGGCTGGAACGCGTCCCGCACACGCACCTGCAGGCGCTGCGGTGGACGCCGGACCTCGACCGCACCGAACTGCGCCTGCACGCCCGCCTGAACCGCACGCCCCGCCCGGGCGTGCGGCTGCGGGTGCGCCTCAGCCTGCGCGGCGCGACCCTCGCGGACGTGACCCTCGACGCGCTCGGCCGTGACGTCCGCGTCACGTTGCCGCTGCACTTCACGTCCATGTACCCGGAACGTCACGACCTGCTGTGGTCCCCCACCCACCCGAACCTCATCGACGCGCACCTCACCCTCCTCGATGGCGACGCCCCCCTCGACGAGGTCGGCAGTTACGCCGGCATGCGCAGCGCCGAGGTCCGCGCCGGGCAGTTCCTGCTGAACGGCGCGCCGCTGTTCCTGCGCATGGTCCTCGCGCAGAACTACTGGCCGGACACGCACCTCGCCGCGCCCAGCCCGGACGCGCTGCGGCAGGAAGCGCAGCTCGTGAAGGACCTCGGCTTCAACGGCGTACGCATCCACCAGAAGGTCGAGGACCCCCGGTTCCTGTACTGGTGCGATCAGCTCGGCCTGCTGGTATGGGGCGAAATGGCGAACGCGTACGCCTTCACCGAGGACGCCCAGACGCGCCTCACGGCCGAATGGACCGAAGCGGTCACACGCGACTACAACCACCCGAGCCTGATCGCGTGGGTGCCGCTCAACGAGTCGTGGGGCCTCCCGAACCTGGAACGCGACCCGGCGCAGCGCGCGTACGTGCGCGCCCTGTACCACCTCACGCGCGCGCTCGACCCGACCCGGCCCGTCATCGCGAACGACGGCTGGCAGTTCATCACCGGCGACGTCCTCGGCATTCACGATTACGCCCTGAGCGGGCACGCCCTGCGCGAACGGTACGGCACGCACGAGGCGCTGCAGCGCTCCCTGTCGTCCGTGCAGCCCTACTTCCGGCGCCTGCTGCTCGACGGGCACATCCGGGACGGCGAGGCGGTCATGCTCACCGAGTTCGGCGGCATCAGCCTCCAGCCAGCCGAGGGCGAGCAGTGGTGGGGGTACGGGACAGTGCAGGACAGCGCGGCCCTCCTCGGGAAGTACGAGGAGCTGTTGAGCGCCATCCTCGCGTCGGACGTGCTGATGGGCTTCTGCTACACGCAACTGACCGACACGGAACAGGAGAGCAACGGCCTCGTGACCGCCGCGCGCATCCCCAAAGTCGAACCGTCCGCGTTGCGCGCCATCAACACGCGCCCCGCCCGTTCGGTGCCCGGCGAGGAACTGCTGGTGATTCACCACGCCGCGCACGACGCGCTCGTGGAGCGCACCAGCCGCACCACCCTCGAGTAA
- a CDS encoding DUF6745 domain-containing protein produces the protein MSALALGAKVLSATEARERLLSGDTTSPLYFRGHLDLSGTPLTRLPDDLSGDTLDLSDTGLPTLPERLNVGELLARNLPITHVPASTRVLFRLTLDGCPRLQHLPEGLKVGSLSLQDCPSLEHLPEGLDVCFLNISRCDALRTWPERAQVRHGHLIARDCLNLRALPAWLTHVAQLDLSGCRGITALPEGLRINGWLDVADSGLTGLPEGQDVPLRWRGVRIDAHVAFHPERITAAEVLAQPNAEVRRVMMERMGAERFLQEAGAEELDRDHDAGGERRLLRVNLPNDEPFVAVSVACPSTGRAYVLRVPPTIRTAHAASAWLAGFDDPALYQPALEA, from the coding sequence ATGAGCGCCCTTGCCCTCGGCGCCAAAGTCCTCAGCGCCACCGAAGCCCGCGAACGCCTCCTGAGCGGCGACACCACCAGCCCCCTGTACTTCCGCGGGCACCTCGACCTCAGCGGCACGCCCCTCACCCGCCTGCCCGACGACCTCAGCGGCGACACCCTCGACCTCAGCGACACCGGCCTCCCCACCCTGCCCGAACGCCTGAACGTCGGCGAACTCCTCGCCCGCAACCTCCCCATCACGCACGTGCCCGCCAGCACCCGCGTCCTGTTCCGCCTCACCCTCGACGGCTGCCCACGCCTGCAGCACCTCCCCGAAGGCCTCAAGGTCGGCTCACTCAGCCTGCAGGACTGCCCTTCCCTGGAACACCTCCCCGAAGGCCTCGACGTGTGCTTCCTGAACATCAGCCGCTGCGACGCCCTCCGCACCTGGCCCGAACGGGCCCAGGTACGTCACGGGCACCTCATCGCCCGCGACTGCCTGAACCTCCGCGCCCTGCCCGCATGGCTCACGCACGTCGCGCAACTCGACCTCAGCGGCTGCCGCGGCATCACTGCCCTCCCCGAGGGCCTGCGCATCAACGGGTGGCTCGACGTCGCCGACAGCGGCCTCACGGGCCTCCCCGAAGGGCAGGACGTCCCCCTGCGCTGGCGCGGCGTCCGCATCGACGCGCACGTCGCCTTCCACCCGGAACGCATCACCGCCGCCGAAGTCCTCGCGCAGCCGAACGCCGAAGTGCGCCGCGTCATGATGGAACGCATGGGCGCCGAGCGCTTCCTGCAGGAAGCCGGCGCTGAAGAACTCGACCGCGACCATGACGCCGGCGGCGAACGCCGCCTCCTGCGCGTCAACCTCCCCAACGACGAACCGTTCGTGGCCGTCAGCGTCGCCTGCCCGTCCACCGGACGCGCGTACGTGCTGCGCGTCCCCCCCACCATCCGCACCGCGCACGCCGCGTCCGCATGGCTCGCCGGGTTCGACGACCCGGCCCTCTACCAGCCCGCCCTCGAAGCGTAA
- a CDS encoding ferritin-like domain-containing protein, whose protein sequence is MQMQDLQDLYIHKLQDIYSAEQQALRVMQQTSEVVQTPDLKESIVTHIQQTQGQIQRLEQIFQKLGEQPGQEQCEGMRGLVQEAQKLLQENASPEVLEAGIIACQQAIEHYEIAGYGTARTYAQLLGDQEAVQLLEQTLQEEKQTDELLTQAAQQINVQALNA, encoded by the coding sequence ATGCAAATGCAAGATCTGCAGGACCTGTACATCCACAAACTCCAGGACATCTACAGTGCGGAGCAGCAGGCGCTCCGGGTGATGCAGCAGACCTCCGAGGTCGTGCAGACCCCAGACCTCAAGGAGTCCATCGTCACGCACATTCAGCAGACGCAGGGGCAGATTCAGCGTCTGGAGCAGATCTTCCAGAAGCTCGGCGAGCAGCCCGGCCAGGAACAGTGCGAAGGCATGCGCGGCCTCGTGCAGGAAGCGCAGAAGCTGCTGCAGGAAAACGCCAGCCCGGAAGTCCTCGAAGCGGGCATCATCGCGTGCCAGCAGGCCATCGAACACTACGAGATCGCCGGGTACGGCACGGCCCGCACGTACGCCCAACTGCTCGGCGACCAGGAAGCCGTGCAGCTCCTCGAACAGACGCTGCAGGAAGAGAAGCAGACCGATGAGCTGCTGACGCAGGCGGCGCAGCAGATCAACGTTCAGGCCCTGAACGCCTGA
- a CDS encoding STM4014 family protein, giving the protein MTAPDVLLIAPPTGRRARAFQASLAALGWPPARVVSYLELLRGEVHLTDLVRPGTVVRFDSPGEHADTERALIERGGAQAGDLAGGELAPMRAWYAGFAGALRELLGQLDRCAPHRRMQDVEHVLTMFDKAATHARLAGAGVPVPPALPEVDGAEALFEAAVARGWSRVFVKLAYGSSASGAVALQWRGSRVSAVTTVHMEGGRLFNSRRLRQYSSWAEVRTLVDALARHRVHVERWLPKVSFQGRTIDLRVVVIGGTAGHTVVRSARGPITNLHLGNERGDVDALRGALGEAGWAHVQGVAEGALAAFPGALYGGVDVLLTPGFRGAAVLEVNAFGDYHRGVLHGGLDTYGAELRALLSEGRHAERA; this is encoded by the coding sequence ATGACCGCCCCGGACGTGTTGCTGATCGCGCCGCCCACCGGGCGGCGCGCGCGCGCGTTTCAGGCGTCGCTGGCGGCGCTGGGGTGGCCGCCCGCGCGGGTCGTGTCGTACCTGGAGCTGCTGCGCGGCGAAGTGCACCTCACGGACCTCGTGCGGCCGGGGACGGTCGTGCGGTTCGACTCGCCCGGCGAGCATGCGGACACGGAACGTGCGTTGATCGAGCGGGGCGGCGCGCAGGCCGGGGACCTGGCGGGCGGGGAACTCGCGCCGATGCGCGCGTGGTACGCGGGCTTCGCGGGGGCGCTGCGCGAGCTGTTGGGGCAGCTGGACAGATGCGCGCCGCACCGGCGCATGCAGGACGTGGAGCATGTGCTCACGATGTTCGACAAGGCCGCCACCCACGCCCGGCTCGCGGGGGCGGGCGTGCCGGTCCCGCCCGCATTGCCGGAGGTGGACGGCGCGGAGGCGCTGTTCGAGGCGGCGGTCGCGCGGGGGTGGTCGCGGGTGTTCGTGAAGCTCGCGTACGGGTCGAGCGCGTCCGGGGCGGTGGCGTTGCAGTGGCGCGGCTCGCGCGTGTCGGCGGTCACGACGGTGCACATGGAGGGTGGGCGGCTGTTCAACTCGCGGCGCCTGCGGCAGTACTCGTCGTGGGCGGAGGTGCGCACGCTCGTGGACGCCCTCGCGCGGCACCGCGTGCACGTGGAGCGGTGGCTGCCGAAGGTGAGTTTTCAGGGGCGCACGATTGACCTGCGCGTCGTCGTGATCGGCGGGACGGCGGGGCACACGGTGGTGCGGAGCGCGCGCGGGCCGATCACGAACCTGCACCTCGGGAATGAGCGCGGGGACGTGGACGCCCTGCGGGGCGCGCTCGGCGAGGCCGGGTGGGCACACGTGCAGGGCGTGGCGGAGGGCGCGCTCGCGGCGTTCCCGGGCGCGCTGTACGGCGGTGTGGACGTGCTGCTCACGCCGGGGTTCCGGGGTGCGGCGGTGCTGGAAGTGAACGCGTTCGGCGATTACCACCGGGGCGTGCTGCACGGCGGCCTGGACACGTACGGCGCAGAGTTGCGGGCGCTCCTGTCGGAGGGCAGGCATGCTGAGCGCGCGTGA
- a CDS encoding FMN-dependent NADH-azoreductase encodes MTNILYVRGTPKSTEQSYSLRLAEHFLSTYTAEHPNATVTELDLYEDHIPLIDEDVMNGWGKLAQQAELNHHEQRKVERLGELVDQFLASDVVVIAAPMWNFGYPPMVKAYMDAIAVAGKTFKYTEQGPVGLAGDKKVVIIEARGNTYTGASPFASAEHSASHLKAFLGLLGITDVDVLLAEGLAIDPSKAEDIFQTAAQHAATVARAF; translated from the coding sequence ATGACCAACATCCTGTACGTCCGCGGCACGCCCAAAAGCACCGAACAGTCCTACTCCCTGCGCCTCGCCGAACACTTCTTGAGCACCTACACCGCCGAGCATCCCAACGCCACCGTCACCGAACTCGACCTGTACGAGGACCACATCCCCCTCATTGACGAGGACGTCATGAACGGCTGGGGCAAACTCGCGCAGCAGGCGGAACTCAACCACCACGAACAGCGCAAAGTCGAACGCCTCGGCGAACTCGTCGACCAGTTCCTCGCCAGCGACGTCGTGGTCATCGCCGCGCCCATGTGGAACTTCGGCTACCCCCCCATGGTCAAGGCGTACATGGACGCCATCGCCGTTGCCGGCAAGACCTTCAAATACACCGAGCAGGGCCCCGTCGGCCTCGCCGGCGACAAGAAGGTCGTCATCATCGAGGCGCGCGGTAACACGTACACCGGCGCTTCCCCGTTCGCCAGCGCCGAGCACTCCGCCAGCCACCTCAAGGCGTTCCTGGGCCTGCTCGGCATCACGGACGTGGACGTGCTGCTCGCCGAAGGGCTCGCCATCGACCCCAGCAAAGCCGAGGACATCTTCCAGACGGCCGCGCAGCACGCCGCCACGGTCGCGCGCGCCTTTTAA
- a CDS encoding VF530 family DNA-binding protein translates to MTASRSPDPLHGVTLERLLTQLVEVYGWAELGRRVRIRCFQQDPSVASSLKFLRRTPWARAKVEGLYLEWLREGGVDSTL, encoded by the coding sequence ATGACGGCTTCTCGATCCCCGGACCCTTTGCATGGCGTGACTCTGGAGCGGTTGTTGACGCAATTGGTGGAGGTGTATGGCTGGGCGGAACTTGGGCGGCGGGTGCGCATCCGGTGTTTCCAGCAGGACCCGAGTGTGGCGTCGAGCCTGAAGTTTCTGAGGCGGACGCCGTGGGCGCGGGCGAAGGTGGAGGGCCTGTACCTGGAGTGGCTGCGTGAGGGCGGCGTGGACAGCACCCTCTAA
- a CDS encoding STM4011 family radical SAM protein, whose amino-acid sequence MRHLNVLYRGPLSSCNYACPYCPFAKRTESAEEHAHDERALTRFLAWVDAQAFDVSVLFTPWGEALVRARYQRALVHLSHLPHVRQVAIQTNLSGRLDWARDADRAKVGLWATYHPGEVDEARFLARCAELDALGVRYSVGVVGKRSHFPAIEALRAALPAHVYLWVNAFKTGGGYTPEEVAWLSGIDPLFEVNTRRYPTRGAACTAGESAISVEGDGTVRRCHFVSRPLGNLYDGPVEALLKPRPCSRASCECHIGYVHVPHLNAAGVYGDGLLARIPEGPEWAAPEAYLARAQLLLRGGGGRP is encoded by the coding sequence GTGCGGCACCTGAATGTGCTGTACCGCGGGCCGCTGAGCAGCTGCAATTACGCGTGCCCGTACTGCCCGTTCGCGAAACGGACGGAAAGCGCCGAGGAGCACGCGCACGACGAGCGGGCGCTGACGCGGTTCCTGGCGTGGGTAGACGCGCAGGCGTTCGACGTGTCGGTGCTGTTTACGCCGTGGGGCGAGGCGCTGGTGCGGGCCCGGTACCAGCGGGCGCTGGTGCACCTGAGCCACCTGCCGCACGTGCGGCAGGTGGCAATCCAGACGAACCTGAGTGGGCGCCTGGACTGGGCGCGCGACGCGGACCGCGCGAAGGTGGGTCTGTGGGCCACGTACCACCCCGGCGAGGTGGACGAGGCGCGGTTCCTGGCGCGCTGCGCGGAGCTGGACGCGCTGGGCGTGCGCTACAGCGTGGGCGTGGTGGGGAAACGCAGTCACTTCCCGGCGATTGAGGCGCTGCGCGCGGCGCTCCCGGCGCACGTGTACCTGTGGGTAAACGCGTTCAAGACGGGCGGCGGGTACACGCCCGAGGAGGTCGCGTGGCTGAGCGGCATTGATCCGCTGTTCGAAGTGAACACGCGCCGTTACCCGACGCGCGGCGCGGCGTGCACCGCCGGGGAGAGCGCCATCAGCGTGGAGGGGGACGGGACGGTCCGCCGCTGCCACTTCGTGTCGCGGCCGCTCGGGAACCTGTACGACGGGCCGGTGGAGGCGCTGCTGAAGCCCCGTCCGTGCAGCCGCGCCAGTTGCGAGTGCCACATCGGGTACGTGCACGTGCCGCACCTGAACGCGGCGGGGGTGTACGGGGACGGGTTGCTGGCGCGCATTCCGGAGGGGCCGGAGTGGGCAGCGCCGGAAGCGTACCTGGCGCGCGCGCAACTGCTGCTGCGGGGAGGTGGGGGCCGCCCCTGA
- a CDS encoding STM4012 family radical SAM protein, whose translation MTALAAHLRGGPYQAYTYGYPHKTAYRPLDPPVSLRDAWADEARRNLYLYVHVPFCEMRCGFCNLFTTVGAPAALEAAYLDALERQAHAVRAQLGEVSFSRIALGGGTPTYLEAAELERVFDLLDGVFGARPDAQPTSVETSPATATPERLAVLAARGVSRVSIGVQSFVESEVRSVGRSQRNAEVHAALSNIRAAGLGHLNIDLIYGLAHQTPETWQHSLEDALRWAPEELFLYPLYVRPLTGIGRLGRTWDDERLELYRLGRAFLRANGYVQTSMRRFQRAELPLESEPEYTCQLDGMVGLGCGARSYTRGLHYASEYAVGAVGVRDILKDFVARPAEAFAFATNGLRLSADEQRRRFLLQSLLHHAGVSAGLYRLAFGSSPLEDHPELGELLALGLATWDGETLKLNDAGLEQSDAIGPWLYSPAVQALSAEFAWR comes from the coding sequence GTGACGGCGCTCGCAGCGCACCTGCGCGGCGGGCCGTACCAGGCGTACACGTACGGGTACCCGCACAAGACGGCGTACCGGCCGCTCGACCCGCCCGTGTCGCTGCGGGACGCGTGGGCGGACGAGGCCCGGCGGAACCTGTACCTGTACGTGCACGTGCCGTTCTGCGAGATGCGCTGCGGATTCTGCAACCTGTTCACGACGGTGGGCGCGCCGGCGGCGCTGGAAGCCGCGTACCTGGACGCACTGGAGCGGCAGGCGCACGCCGTGCGCGCGCAGCTGGGCGAGGTGTCCTTCTCGCGCATCGCGCTCGGCGGGGGAACACCCACGTACCTGGAGGCGGCGGAGCTGGAGCGCGTGTTCGACCTGCTGGACGGTGTGTTCGGCGCGCGCCCGGACGCCCAGCCGACGAGCGTCGAGACGTCCCCGGCCACGGCCACGCCGGAGCGACTGGCGGTGCTGGCGGCGCGCGGCGTGAGTCGCGTGAGCATCGGCGTGCAGAGTTTCGTGGAGTCGGAGGTGCGCAGTGTGGGCCGCTCGCAGCGCAACGCGGAGGTGCACGCGGCCCTGTCGAACATCCGCGCGGCGGGCCTGGGGCACCTGAACATCGACCTGATTTACGGCCTTGCGCACCAGACGCCGGAGACGTGGCAGCACTCGCTGGAGGACGCGCTGCGGTGGGCGCCGGAGGAGCTGTTCCTGTACCCGCTGTACGTGCGGCCCCTCACGGGCATCGGGCGGTTGGGGCGCACGTGGGATGACGAGCGGCTGGAGCTGTACCGGCTGGGCCGGGCGTTCCTGCGCGCGAACGGGTACGTGCAGACGTCCATGCGGCGCTTCCAGCGGGCCGAGCTGCCGCTGGAGAGCGAACCGGAGTACACGTGCCAGCTGGACGGCATGGTGGGCCTGGGGTGCGGCGCGCGGTCGTACACGCGCGGCCTGCATTACGCGAGTGAGTACGCGGTGGGTGCGGTGGGCGTGCGCGACATCCTCAAGGACTTTGTGGCGCGCCCGGCGGAGGCGTTCGCGTTCGCGACGAACGGCCTGCGCCTGAGCGCGGACGAGCAGCGGCGGCGCTTCCTGCTGCAGTCGCTGCTGCACCACGCAGGCGTATCGGCGGGCCTGTACCGCCTGGCGTTCGGGTCGTCGCCGCTGGAGGACCACCCGGAACTCGGGGAACTCCTCGCGCTGGGGCTGGCGACCTGGGACGGCGAGACGCTGAAGCTGAACGATGCCGGGCTGGAGCAGTCCGACGCGATCGGACCGTGGCTGTACTCCCCGGCGGTGCAGGCGCTGAGCGCGGAGTTCGCGTGGCGGTGA